In Rhinatrema bivittatum chromosome 11, aRhiBiv1.1, whole genome shotgun sequence, a single window of DNA contains:
- the GPR3 gene encoding G-protein coupled receptor 3, with translation MNENDSQIFSGVQPGWFAPNNESGFLDLASEKRPLVLNPWDVALCISGTIISCENAIVVAIIFYTPTFRTPMFLLIGSLATADLLAGLGLIFHFAFVYCIQSQAVNLITVGLLVASFTASVSSLLAITIDRYLSLYNALTYYSERTVTRTYVMLILTWGVSLCFGILPIMGWNCLHELASCSIVKPLTKNNLIILSISFFMVFAMMLQLYMQICKIVCRHAHQIAVQRHFLPTSHYVTTRKGISTLAVILGTFASCWLPFAVYCLLGDYTYPPLYTYATLLPATYNSMINPVIYAYRNQEIQKVLWTMCCGCCSSRMPFRSRSPSDV, from the coding sequence ATGAATGAAAACGACTCCCAGATCTTCTCAGGGGTCCAGCCAGGCTGGTTTGCTCCAAACAATGAAAGCGGCTTCCTGGATCTGGCCTCCGAGAAGCGGCCGCTCGTCTTGAACCCATGGGACGTGGCGCTCTGCATATCTGGTACCATCATCTCCTGCGAGAATGCCATTGTGGTGGCGATCATCTTCTACACCCCGACCTTCAGGACTCCCATGTTTCTACTGATTGGCAGTCTTGCCACTGCTGACCTACTGGCAGGACTGGGGCTGATTTTTCATTTTGCCTTTGTGTACTGCATCCAGTCCCAGGCAGTCAACCTCATCACGGTGGGACTCCTGGTTGCATCGTTTACTGCCAGTGTAAGCAGTCTGCTAGCCATTACTATAGACCGCTACCTGTCACTTTACAACGCCCTGACTTATTATTCAGAAAGGACAGTGACCAGGACTTACGTCATGCTCATCCTGACGTGGGGGGTTTCTCTCTGCTTTGGGATCCTTCCCATCATGGGCTGGAACTGCCTGCATGAACTGGCCTCCTGCAGCATTGTGAAGCCACTGACCAAAAACAACCTCATCATTCTGTCCATCTCCTTCTTCATGGTCTTCGCCATGATGCTGCAGCTGTACATGCAGATCTGTAAGATCGTGTGTCGGCACGCTCACCAGATCGCCGTGCAGAGGCACTTCCTGCCTACCTCCCATTACGTCACCACCAGGAAGGGAATCTCCACCTTGGCTGTCATCCTGGGGACTTTTGCCTCCTGCTGGTTGCCTTTTGCCGTCTACTGCCTCCTTGGGGATTATACCTACCCCCCTCTCTACACGTATGCAACTCTCCTGCCGGCTACTTACAATTCCATGATCAACCCTGTGATCTATGCCTACCGGAACCAGGAGATTCAGAAAGTACTCTGGACCATGTGCTGTGGCTGCTGCTCTTCACGTATGCCTTTCAGATCCAGGTCGCCCAGCGACGTCTGA